From the genome of Uranotaenia lowii strain MFRU-FL chromosome 1, ASM2978415v1, whole genome shotgun sequence, one region includes:
- the LOC129737725 gene encoding uncharacterized protein LOC129737725, translating to MIACGGGQRLFASAVATPQMRRGISTAAAPDDRLLRRSEAFASAAVTPQVRRGTSAAAAPDDRLLRRSETFASAAVTPQVRRGTSAAAAPDNRLAAAVRGPLLRLWSRHRCGEESRWLLRPMIACCGGLRTLAPAVVTPQMRRGISAAAAPDDRLLRRSEDPCSGCGHATDAARSFGGCFGGQKPFSSAAIPGGYATDAAMGFGGCFGGQRPFSSAAIPGGYATDAAMGFGGCFGGQRPFSSAAIPGGYATDAAMGFGGCFGGQRPFSSAAIPGGYATDAARSFGGCGGGQRPFTSAAIPGGYATDAARSFGGCCGGQRPFTSAVAFGCSALDAARSFLEGNWGKKGRLRKSPY from the coding sequence ATGATCGCCTGCGGCGGCGGTCAGAGGCTTTTTGCTTCGGCGGTGGCCACGCCACAGATGCGGCGAGGAATCTCGACGGCTGCTGCGCCCGATGATCGCCTGCTGCGGCGGTCAGAGGCTTTTGCTTCGGCTGCGGTCACGCCACAGGTGCGGCGAGGAACTTCGGCGGCTGCTGCGCCCGATGATCGCCTGCTGCGGCGGTCAGAGACTTTTGCTTCGGCTGCGGTCACGCCACAGGTGCGGCGAGGAACTTCGGCGGCTGCTGCACCCGATAATCGCCTTGCTGCGGCGGTCAGAGGACCCTTGCTCCGGCTGTGGTCACGCCACAGATGCGGCGAGGAATCTCGGTGGCTGCTGCGCCCGATGATCGCCTGCTGCGGCGGTCTGAGGACCCTTGCTCCGGCTGTGGTCACGCCACAGATGCGGCGAGGAATCTCGGCGGCTGCTGCGCCCGATGATCGCCTGCTGCGGCGGTCTGAGGACCCTTGCTCCGGCTGTGGTCACGCCACAGATGCGGCAAGGAGCTTCGGTGGCTGCTTCGGCGGTCAGAAGCCCTTTTCTTCGGCGGCGATTCCCGGAGGTTACGCCACGGATGCGGCAATGGGCTTCGGTGGCTGCTTCGGCGGTCAGAGGCCCTTTTCTTCGGCGGCGATTCCCGGAGGTTACGCCACGGATGCGGCAATGGGCTTCGGTGGCTGCTTCGGCGGTCAGAGGCCCTTTTCTTCGGCGGCGATTCCCGGAGGTTACGCCACGGATGCGGCAATGGGCTTCGGTGGCTGCTTCGGCGGTCAGAGGCCCTTTTCTTCGGCGGCGATTCCCGGAGGTTACGCCACGGATGCGGCAAGGAGCTTCGGTGGCTGTGGCGGCGGTCAGAGGCCCTTTACTTCGGCGGCGATTCCCGGAGGTTACGCCACGGATGCGGCAAGGAGCTTCGGTGGCTGTTGCGGCGGTCAGAGGCCCTTTACTTCGGCAGTGGCTTTCGGCTGTAGCGCCTTAGATGCGGCGAGGAGCTTCCTAGAAGGAAATTGGGGAAAAAAGGGCCGCCTTCGCAAAAGCCCGTATTAG
- the LOC129737726 gene encoding uncharacterized protein LOC129737726, with translation MNKLIELYHLNDEEMEYELALRHVTNLAPCSRRARVVKLKALVQEDTLRDTIYVNSEHVMSPELNIEVCQRAVVELRNQVDLATQNRNADQMACAKSRLLHYRQRLSLIPVVASLEETRRVVCELVETLLAQIECVNSAVNMVLSETENTSLSTSVPTIQAENSSSRDACDALTIPPRPQAAGNDEGARARMQEADVEPSSLPFQGGRQGQRDSEEVIIRRSGSSAGLAAVNVLDELRFDIQQRQRRQQQLNDSFTNRSGSNYDRRMQKAIHNWPFKFRGEKDTTSLNIFLDRHLLLEDALDWYSRALAQRRLYSWQAFKQEIRREFLPSGYAQILRLEASFRFQGANETFDKFFRDISTLFRFIDPPLTEEEKLFIVKKNMNMDYATIVTAAQPKTLMDLVNVCSNFDETRLLLNQQRRIPIPHNHLLEPNFATPATTSRSQQHQQQRFGRLQAVEADEQLYGATSYSAPSHRLPIQQPRLNRVHAVENEAQQGAASTSAIQTEADPVDPEDANGLQGDFNQLYEQVCAMKLQLERRSNRFNTGPQQQHSQQRPEQRQQLPTTSAGQNNLRSGKRRSEEVVDGGPDSSQHSYQPSIPPDLLDINSIIINPGHDNRPHAVLDVLGKKVTALLDSGANCSLLGGSKAQIVEELGLRKEALSGGIKTADGTPHQINHFTRLPISYNNRSEILPVLLVPSLPDCAIMGMNFWQTFGVKAVCFSIMSSEIEQDAEPMKALSPEQQKRLDQVVHIFPKAEDGKLGRTQIYEHQIDVGNAPPRKQRYYPMSQYVLAEVNKEVDRMLSLDVIEEAVFSPWNNPLVAVKKKDGRYRVCLDARHLNSIMVNEGYPIPQISAIINNLGGCSYISSIDLKDAFWQMPLQQKSRPLTAFTVPSRGHYQFKVVPFGICTASQGLARLMTHLFADMEPFVFHYLDDIIICSKTFDEHVAVLQEVATRLRQANLTISPEKSKFCRQRIKYLGYVLSEGGWRVDEEKVESIVKFPVPNTRKEVQRFLGLCGWYRRFIPEFSRIAAPITELTKAKIKFRWTTAAEEAFLKLKSALVTAPVLAMPDYTKPFSIACDASDVAIGAVLTQDIEGEEHPISYFSQKLSSSERKYTVTEKECLAVIRAIEKFRGYIEGVRFVVYCDHSALSYLKTLKNPTALMSRWLLRLNAFDFEIRYRKGSCNTVPDALSRVVCSLVFSISEENDPWYKNIVKQVERKGDKYPDFRIANNELYKNCHCKDEAGLITHRWKKVVPENHRAELIRRYHDAPSAAHLGFQKTWHKLQQHYYWPKMQDNVARYVKACTTCKASKAPNIRMMPQMGKLKPAKVPWELISIDFVGPLTRSKKGNTALLVIVDWITKYVIAHPMRAADSTKMVEFLEEKVFLKFSRPRIILSDNGKQFESQVFRALLSRHNIIHMKTAFYAPQVNNAERVNRVLITCVRSLLEEDHREWDKNLAAITAAINSAKHESTGVSPHFANFGRELLLHTDLYTLQDLNVSDDPKVAQEMRLSTINRIHKFIQQRIKKTHEKTKKRYDLQKRTVSFQPGELVWRRSFVLSSKADHINKKLDPKFIPAIVKEKLGANLYTLEDVVTGKRGRYHVKDIKPD, from the exons atgaacaaaCTAATTGAATTGTATCATCTTAATGATGAGGAGATGGAATATGAATTGGCCTTGCGCCATGTTACAAATCTAGCCCCATGCTCTAGAAGAGCTAGGGTGGTCAAGTTAAAAGCCCTTGTCCAAGAGGACACCCTTAGAGACACCATTTATGTTAATTCGGAACACGTAATGTCGCCGGAGTTGAACATCGAGGTCTGCCAGAGGGCAGTTGTTGAATTGAGGAATCAGGTCGATTTAGCTACCCAGAATAGAAACGCCGATCAAATGGCTTGCGCGAAATCGAGATTGCTTCATTACCGGCAAAGATTATCACTGATTCCAGTGGTCGCGAGTTTAGAGGAAACGCGTAGGGTCGTGTGTGAGCTTGTAGAGACGCTGCTAGCTCAGATAGAGTGCGTGAACAGTGCAGTCAATATGGTGCTAAGTGAAACAGAAAACACTAGCCTTTCAACTAGTGTCCCAACCATCCAGGCAGAGAACAGTAGCAGTAGGGATGCCTGCGATGCGTTGACGATTCCACCGAGGCCACAAGCAGCCGGAAATGATGAAGGAGCACGAGCACGGATGCAAGAAGCGGATGTCGAGCCGTCTTCTCTTCCATTCCAAGGAGGCAGACAAGGACAGAGGGACTCGGAGGAAGTAATCATCCGGAGGTCGGGTAGTTCGGCTGGTCTGGCTGCTGTGAACGTTCTGGACGAACTGCGGTTCGACATTCAACAACGACAAAGGAGGCAGCAGCAGTTGAACGACAGCTTTACAAACCGAAGTGGTAGCAACTACGACAGGCGGATGCAGAAGGCGATTCACAATTGGCCTTTCAAGTTCCGAGGCGAAAAGGACACCACGTCCCTCAACATTTTCTTGGACCGG CACCTGTTGCTTGAAGACGCCCTCGACTGGTACTCAAGAGCACTTGCCCAACGTCGCCTGTATTCCTGGCAAGCATTCAAGCAAGAAATTCGACGGGAATTCCTGCCTAGCGGGTATGCTCAGATCCTGAGGTTGGAAGCCAGCTTCCGTTTTCAAGGTGCCAACGAAACGTTCGATAAGTTTTTCCGTGACATCTCTACACTATTCCGCTTCATCGATCCACCACTTACGGAAGAGGAGAAGTTGTTCATAgtcaagaaaaatatgaacatggaCTATGCAACAATAGTAACGGCCGCTCAGCCAAAGACACTAATGGACCTGGTCAACGTCTGCAGCAACTTCGACGAAACAAGGCTATTGCTGAACCAGCAGCGCAGAATTCCAATTCCGCACAACCACTTACTAGAACCGAACTTCGCAACACCAGCAACAACAAGTCGGTCTCAGCAACACCAGCAGCAGCGTTTCGGGAGATTGCAAGCAGTGGAGGCGGACGAGCAGTTGTATGGAGCCACATCATACTCAGCACCATCGCATCGGCTTCCAATACAACAGCCACGCCTCAACAGAGTACATGCGGTGGAGAACGAGGCCCAGCAAGGTGCGGCTTCAACGTCAGCTATTCAAACTGAAGCAGATCCAGTGGATCCAGAAGATGCAAACGGTTTGCAAGGGGACTTCAACCAGCTGTACGAGCAAGTTTGTGCCATGAAGCTTCAACTGGAGCGCAGATCGAATCGTTTCAATACAGGACCACAGCAGCAACACTCTCAACAACGACCGGAACAGCGTCAGCAACTGCCTACAACTTCGGCAGGTCAGAACAATTTG CGAAGCGGAAAACGCCGCAGCGAGGAGGTGGTAGATGGAGGGCCAGATTCTTCGCAACACAGCTATCAACCTTCAATACCTCCCGACTTACTAGACATCAACTCTATCATTATCAATCCCGGACATGACAATCGTCCACACGCCGTTTTGGACGTTCTTGGAAAGAAAGTTACAGCTTTGTTGGACAGTGGTGCAAACTGTTCTTTGTTAGGTGGCAGTAAAGCACAGATTGTAGAAGAGCTTGGACTACGAAAAGAAGCACTGAGCGGTGGGATCAAGACAGCGGACGGAACGCCACACCAGATCAATCACTTCACACGTCTGCCAATATCGTACAACAACCGAAGCGAAATTTTGCCGGTTCTACTCGTGCCTAGCCTGCCAGATTGCGCTATCATGGGCATGAACTTCTGGCAAACGTTTGGCGTCAAGGCAGTGTGCTTCTCGATAATGAGCAGTGAAATTGAACAAGATGCAGAACCTATGAAGGCGCTTTCACCAGAACAGCAAAAGCGACTAGACCAAGTGGTACACATATTTCCGAAGGCAGAAGATGGTAAACTAGGTAGGACGCAGATCTACGAACATCAAATCGACGTCGGGAATGCGCCACCAAGGAAACAACGGTACTACCCAATGTCGCAGTACGTCCTAGCGGAAGTTAATAAAGAAGTCGACCGAATGCTATCCCTAGACGTGATCGAAGAAGCAGTGTTCTCACCGTGGAACAATCCACTGGTAGCGGTGAAGAAGAAAGATGGCAGATACCGGGTATGTTTAGACGCAAGACACCTGAACTCAATCATGGTGAACGAAGGTTATCCGATACCGCAGATCTCCGCAATCATCAATAACCTCGGAGGATGCTCGTACatatcttcaattgacttgaaggATGCCTTCTGGCAAATGCCGCTCCAACAAAAGTCACGACCCTTAACAGCATTCACGGTACCATCCCGTGGTCACTACCAATTTAAGGTTGTTCCTTTTGGCATCTGTACGGCAAGTCAAGGACTCGCAAGACTAATGACACATCTTTTCGCGGACATGGAGCCATTCGTCTTTCATTATTTGGACGACATTATTATCTGCTCCAAAACGTTTGACGAACACGTAGCAGTTCTTCAGGAAGTGGCAACCAGACTACGTCAGGCGAATCTCACcatttctccggaaaaatccaAGTTCTGTCGCCAACGCATAAAATATTTGGGCTACGTTCTCAGTGAAGGAGGATGGAGGGTCGACGAGGAAAAGGTGGAGAGCATCGTCAAATTTCCAGTTCCAAATACACGAAAGGAGGTTCAAAGATTCCTAGGCTTATGCGGATGGTATCGACGCTTCATTCCGGAGTTTTCACGAATTGCTGCACCAATCACGGAACTCACGAAAGCCAAGATCAAATTTCGATGGACAACAGCAGCAGAAGAAGCTTTTCTCAAACTCAAGTCAGCTCTAGTCACCGCGCCAGTACTTGCGATGCCGGACTATACAAAACCGTTCTCAATAGCATGCGACGCTAGCGATGTCGCGATTGGTGCTGTATTGACGCAGGACATCGAGGGAGAAGAACACCCGATCAGTTATTTTTCCCAGAAGCTATCTTCGTCGGAGCGAAAATACACAGTTACAGAAAAAGAGTGCTTAGCAGTTATTCGTGCGATAGAAAAGTTTCGTGGGTATATAGAAGGGGTACGTTTCGTCGTCTACTGTGACCATTCCGCCCTCAGCTACCTGAAAACTTTAAAGAACCCCACAGCTTTGATGAGCAGATGGCTTTTGAGACTCAACGCGTTCGACTTCGAAATCAGGTACCGGAAGGGCAGCTGCAACACCGTACCAGATGCGCTATCCAGAGTAGTCTGTTCGCTAGTGTTTTCAATATCCGAGGAGAATGATCCATGGTACAAGAACATCGTCAAGCAGGTGGAAAGGAAAGGCGATAAATATCCCGATTTCCGTATCGCGAACAACGAGCTCTACAAAAATTGTCATTGTAAGGATGAGGCTGGTTTAATCACGCATCGATGGAAGAAAGTTGTTCCGGAAAACCACCGAGCAGAACTCATTCGTCGATATCACGacgcaccatcagcagcgcatctaGGATTCCAGAAGACGTGGCACAAACTACAGCAGCACTATTACTGGCCGAAGATGCAGGACAACGTCGCCCGTTACGTCAAAGCATGCACTACGTGCAAGGCTAGTAAAGCGCCCAATATAAGAATGATGCCGCAGATGGGGAAGCTCAAGCCAGCAAAGGTACCGTGGGAGTTAATATCCATTGACTTCGTCGGGCCGCTCACCAGATCTAAGAAGGGCAACACAGCTCTTCTGGTCATCGTCGATTGGATCACCAAATACGTCATTGCTCACCCGATGCGAGCAGCCGATTCAACCAAGATGGTCGAGTTTCTCGAGGAAAAGGTATTCCTGAAGTTCTCCAGGCCAAGGATTATATTATCAGATAACGGCAAGCAGTTCGAGTCGCAGGTGTTTCGAGCGCTGCTAAGCCGTCACAACATCATCCATATGAAGACCGCTTTTTACGCACCGCAGGTCAACAACGCCGAGCGAGTGAACAGAGTTCTAATCACTTGTGTTCGATCGTTGTTGGAAGAAGATCATCGAGAGTGGGACAAGAACCTGGCCGCCATCAccgcagccatcaacagtgcgaaGCACGAATCAACCGGAGTCAGCCCGCACTTCGCCAACTTCGGAAGGGAACTTCTGTTGCACACGGACCTCTACACTCTGCAGGACTTAAACGTGTCGGACGATCCAAAGGTCGCGCAGGAGATGCGGCTATCCACGATCAACAGGATTCACAAATTCATCCAACAGCGGATCAAGAAGACCCACGAGAAGACAAAGAAGCGCTACGATCTACAAAAGCGGACTGTGTCCTTTCAACCGGGCGAGCTAGTATGGCGCCGCTCGTTTGTTCTTTCTTCGAAGGCGGACCATATCAACAAGAAACTGGACCCCAAATTTATTCCAGCTATCGTTAAAGAAAAGCTGGGAGCCAATCTCTACACTCtggaggatgtcgtcaccggaAAGCGAGGTCGCTACCACGTGAAGGACATCAAACCAGACTAA